GGGACCAGAACATTACAACCTCCATACCAGACACAGCCAGACAGAATAGTCTTGATGGTGCATCGATAGATATTGGTAAGTATTCTGGAGTCTACGTCAAACGCCCTGAACCGCCGCTGAAAGAGCCATTGTTTCACTGCTTTTGTGATCATATCCACTCGATGTGACCAACTCGAATCATTACTGATGTTAATCCCCAGGAACCTGAAGTATCTGACTCCCTTCTCCTCTGTCTCCTTGATGTAAATCAGGGTGTGCCCTCCGCCCTGCAGTTTCCTGTAGTCCACAATGagcttctgtcatggtcctgggttgtTGACCCagctttttgtgtttccttttggCTTCATCTTGGGTTTGGTGTTTATTCTGTGCTCTGTTTGTGTCCCCGAGTTTGTCttgtaaaacagtctgtgtgtttcctgttttactttctaGGTCTGCTTCTCGTTATGTCcattagtttcagctgtgtcCACCCCTGCATGTCATCTCCTTATTACctggtgtgtatttatagtgtgtttgCCTCTGGTCGTCGTCGGCTCGCCTGCGTTTCTCTGTGTAACGCCGTGTAAATCATTGTGTTCTACGGCGCTCGCTGCATCCTCTGTTCTCGGTCCCATGTTCAGGTCTGTTCTTTAGTTTCCTCCAGTTTAGGTCTCGGTTAGCTCCCCACCCTTCTTTGCCTGTTTTTGTCACTGCCACTTCTGTAAATAAATGTCACTATCATCACCAGTCaactgcctgcattttgggtccttttccttagtgatgggcagatgaagcttcatgaagcactgaagcttttcatccaaatGGTTCACTCCAGTGCAAAGcatcttgaagcttcatttgctctagtaggacatcTACTGgatgtaaaaatattagttggcatgaattggAAGAGCGTgaccttttgcacacagcctgtaaatgtcaacaacaaaaggagtgtgtaaaacatgtatattgtagtgatggcagtatactgtgtatatttacactggcagtatggaaaatgattatttggaaatgtttaaaatggaaatgatcatttactgtgtgGTGGGGTTagggtgtggacagtagttgtgcttttgtaacgttgaggttactctcataaacctccaaactgtctccaaactctcactaaccgcaactctccatcaaacacctacattttgaatgaagtctgaggggtttatatctctgtcatagctcgcggcaaagttcgaaccacttcatgaaccagtgacgtggtacagccgggcagcgaggcttcagacgtcatcattttcagctcctcccataaatgaagcaagcctcgatacgcgcatcgcggaaacgccccctcaattactcgacacaagcttcgaagcctcgatacagaacgtcacatcactacttTTCCTCCtacaccacacggctcgcccCGGCAGCCGTGACAGCTTCTTGGTCTTGCTGACACTGAACAGTAGGTTTTTGTCTCAACACCATGATATCAGGGCTCTCACCTCTGCTTTGGAAGCAGACTTGacggtggtatcatctgcaaatttaaCTATAGTGTTGGAGCTTTGTGTGGCCTCAGAGTCATGGGTGAACAAGGTGTACAGCATGGGGCTGAATACACATCCTTCGTCAGTGTAGATGACATGGCACTGCCGATCTGTACCACTgtggtctgtctgtgaggaagtcaAGATCCAGCTGCATAAGGAGATGATGCTGTGCAGATGCCAAAACTTTATGATGAGCTTGGATGGAATTATAATGTTGAAAGTGGACCTGTAATCAATAAACAGCATCCGCACACATGTGGTGTTATTGTCCAGGTGGAAGAGGGCAGTATGCAGAGCCAGTGCTATGGCAATATCTCTGGATCTATTTGGCCAACTGAAAAGGATCGAGTGTACCAATGtatgcaaacaaacaagaatgtGATGCAGCTTCTAAGGACAATGGATAAGTATAAACATTGGAAAGAAGAACTCATCAGTTGGTACGTTGAAGTTTCGGTTTCTTTTAGTGTCTCTTCAGATCATCTGTGTAAGCAAGTGGCTGTACAggcagtgcagaattattaggcaagttgtatttttgaggaataattttattattgaacaacaaccatgttctcaatgaacccaaaaaactcattaatatcaaagctgaatgtttgtggaagtagtttttagtttgtttttagtttgagctattttagggggatatctgtgtgtgcaggtgactattactgtgcataattattaggcaacttaacaaaaaacaaatatatacccatttcaattatttatttttaccagtgaaaccaatataacatctccacattcacaaatatacatttctgacatctgacaaaagcctgccatccatggattctgtcagtgttttgatctgttcaccatcaacattgcgtgcagcagcaaccacagcctcccagacactgttcagagaggtgtactgttttccctccttgtaaatctcacatttgatgatggaccacaggttctcaatggggttcagatcaggtgaacaaggaggccatgtcattagtttttcttcttttataccctttcttgccagccacgctgtggagtacttggacgcgtgtgatggagcattgtcctgcatgaaaatcatgtttttcttgaaggatgcagacttcttcctgtaccactgcttgaagaaggtgtcttccagaaactggcagtaggactgggagttgagcttgactccatcctcaacccgaaaaggccccacaagctcatctttgatgataccagcccaaaccagtactccacctccaccttgctggcgtctgagtcggactggagctctctgccctttaccaatccagccacgggcccatccatctggcccatcaagactcactctcatttcatcagtccataaaaccttagaaaaaccagtcttgggatatttcttggcccagtcttgacgtttcagcttgtgtgtcttgttcagtggtggtcgtctttcagcctttcttaccttggccatgtctctgagtattgcacaccttgtgcttttgggcactccagtgatcttgcagctctgaaatatggccaaactggtggcaagtggcatcttggcagctgcacgcttgacttttctcagttcatgggcagttattttgcgccttggtttttccacacgcttcttgcgaccctgttgactattttgaatgaaacgcttgattgttcgatgatcacgcttcagaagctttgcaattttgagactgctgcatccctctgcaagatatctcactatttttgacttttctgagcctgtcaagtccttcttttgacccattttgccaaaggaaaggacgttgcctcataattatgcacacctgatatagggtgttgatgtcattagaccacaccccttctcattacagagatgcacatcacctaatatgcttaattggtagtaggctttcgagcctatacagcttggagtaagacaacatgcatgaagaggatgatgtggacaaaatactcatttgcctaataattctgcactccctgtaaaggAACCCAGACCTTGCTTGCTCAAAACTCAGATTCTACCAaggtaagaataaaaaaaaaatattatgaaGAAATTCATTTGTATGCATATATTTGAGAATCAggatactttattaatccctaagggaATTATGTAACTCGGTGCCATCATGTGTGTGTAAAGCTCTTTTTAGATATTAAAAAGGCTGCATGATTGAATTCCACTGAAGATATTTAGACTTTTAGTAAACATGGCTATACTAAAAAGTGTGGGTGGCAATATATGCTGCAGGATTACTTTTCATACCTGCTGAAATAAAGTGTCAAGAATGCAGTTTAGCAAAAAGACCAAGACCCCCCATGCTTAATAACTGCAGAGATAAAAGAGCATCATATTTTACCTACGAGAGTGGACGAAATTATCTAAATTGTTGCTgtatgacaataaaaagtgaaaatgtctATCTTAGTGTGCCACTTTTTTACATAATTTAGCAGGTAGCACTTTTGTAACCATCTTCTTAAACATTAATACAAAGATAACACCCATTAGTCGATACCAAAGGATACAAGTGTTACACCTTAAGAATCTACTTACCAAACCCACCTCTCTGTgcgtgatttttttaaatgctgttcatttacatgacaaaaatatttttttcactttattcaAGCAAGCGGAAATTTGGACAATCTCGATTAAAGCTAAATTTGTAACACCTAAAGAATATCTGAAGGTGGAGTTAGCCATGTACTTATGTAACACTTCCTTATATAAAGCTGGCTGCTCTTCAGTTGATAGCATTCAGCTATCACAGCTCCAATCACTAAGTTCTAAACATCTGCCAGAATCCATTTACCAGGTgagtattttacattttatttcagtaaTAATTTCTGAATCTCACAGTATTTGTGAAGGTTAACatatctttaaaatgtaattcttaaaacccccagaaatcacttatttttttctttctttctttttattgcacCTAAAAGCATAATTTTGTggtgttttgatttgttttttgttttttgacaatGGAAACTGTtgtttaaaattctttaacCTTGCCACAATCAGATGCAGGTCAATTGCCTGTTCATGAACATTTTTCTAAATCTTTGTGCAAGCGACTATTTTCATATATATTGTAAAATGAAGATCCCAGATATTTTAAAAGCTGATCTAATTATGATATTTGTACTGAACACTACACATTTTAATGCTGTATCTAAAACATTCTCCTGCCTCTACCATAAAACAGTTGAAGCAGTCTTTCAATCTAACCTTCATATTTAGGAAAGCTACAAAACATGTAGTTATGCTATGAGAGAAAGGTTTTGAGAGTGTGAAGAGAAAAACACtgtattgtgtttatttaaaatatttgtagTTATCTGTGTTTTTGCCTCTTTCCCTCCATCTGACAGCTGAGATAGGCTACAGTTAGACATGTGGTCAAAAATGGATTATTATTAGAAATAATCACTCTTCAGGTTTGAATCCTGTGGTTAAACACAggatgaagaagctcatcaTTGATGTGGATGCTGGGGTGGATGATGCTATTGCCATCATGATGGCCCTCTCCACACCTGATGTGGAAGTTTTGGGGATCACCTGCTGCTATGGCAACACGTCTGTGGAGAATGTCCTCAGAAATGTCCTTCGTGTCCTGAAAGTCTGCGACAGGCTGGACGTAAGTTTGTGTCACGCTGTAAGAGAGCCCTTCTACACGAATATGTTCGTAGATATGTTCTTACATCCAGCATATAATACTCATACAGATTCCAGTGTACCGTGGCTGCTCAAAGCCTTTGGTGGACCATGAAAACCATGCAGATAATTTCTTTGGATCAGACGGGTTTGGGGACGTTCCAGATCCACACGCACCAAGCCTGGATCTGGTGCAgcagaaaaaagccaaacaggcCATTGTTGACCTTGTGAACGCAAATGATAAAGAGGTGAGTGTCTGCACCATTAAGCTTCTTACATGAATGAAAATTGAGAGCCTCATTTTCCTGTGATATGTGTACACTAAGAACGTTGTAGCTTACACAGGGGTTGGgtaaaaatgctgtgtggagaAGTAGGTGATCTCAAAATACATGAATACATTTACCCACTTTTTATAAATGGTTTGTGGTTCTGATCAAACGTTTTATTTAAAGGCCCAGTCACAGATTATTTCAGCAGACATGCCTTGAAGTCTTCCTAAAAAAGTATGTTGACATTTAGCTGAAAATTGTTGAACTCCCACAGATGAAATTGCATCACTTGACTAATAAAAACTTGTTTTACCCAGAGCTAATGATTTAATTGCTTTTTCATGGTGACCAGTAAAAATGGATGTAGACACAATGATATCATCTGTTGGTTATGGATTGCAAAGGGTACAATGCACTTGATGTGAAAGAAGCCAACTCGTTGCGAAGTATCACAAAGTTgccaaacacacataaaaaatcATAACTTGAAGCTTCAATGCAGTTTAAATTGGGAAGTCGTAAAAATTATCTGTCAATTTTCATCAAGTTTCAAGTGCATAATAGACAAACTGCACCACTGGGCCAACCAAACCAGTTTAATTCTCAATTCATTCTAAACACATTTATAAATGGTAATTCTTTAAAAAACTTTTCAaggaaaattattattttacaacTGAGGGTTTGTTTTCAGCTCAAAGGTTGGTTAGGAGGCAATAAAATCATCAATTCAACTCTGTCTCCTGCCTCCAGGTGATCCTCATATCCACTGCCCCCCTCATGAACCTGGCTGCAGCAGTGCAGTTGGACCCTTCCTTGCCTAAAAAGCTTAAGGCGCTCTACATCATGGGGGGAACCATTGAAGGTGGTCTCCTCACAGAGTATTTCCTCTGTCTCTCATTATCCATTCGTGATTTTAGTCTTATAAATATCTGATATATATGAGAATGAGTGTGTGACTGTGCTTGTTTCTGTGTGCAGCCAGGGGTAACATCACAATATGTGGAGAGTTTAACTTTGTGTGTGACCCAGAGGCTGCTTACATCGTGTTGGACCGCTACACATGCCCAACCTACATCGCTACCTGGGAGTTCACCTGCTGGAACTGCCTGCCATGGGTGAGGAGGGAAACAAGCTGAACGAGGGCTTCAGTTCTGTTCCAATGAATAATGTCTGAacagttttaaagtttgaaaggaTCTCTGCTAACACTGAGTTTGTGTATAAAGTGGTATTTGAAAATATCTTacagtctttttttcccttagTCTTTCTGTGACACCTAGTTATCTGTACATACTGAAAAATCAGACGGTTGGCGAATTCAGCTTATTTAGCAGAGGCAACGGCCCATTTGTCTCATCTTTTTCCTTCACAGTCCGAAGATGTACTTGGGCTACTCCACTCTTACCCTTCTCTCTTTGGGGATGTGCCCTCGCGTACTAATGTCTGTGAACATGATATCAATGTTGGTGATGCAACCCCAATCAAACAGCATGCGTACTGCTGTCCCATGGGAAAGTGCGAGGTGATGAAGAAGGAAGTCAGTTATTTAGTGGAGAACGGTTTGGCACAACCAAGCCACAGCCCTTGGAGCTCCCTGTGTTTACGTGTCTGATGGCACCCCACGTTTCTGCACCGACTACCGGAAGGTAAATGCAGTGACTGTCTCTGATTCTTTTCCACTTCCTCGTAATGAGGATTGCATTGAAAATATAGGTCCTGCCAAATACATTTCCAAACTGGACCTTCTTAATGGGTATTGGCAGGTGCCTCTGACCTCCAGAGCCTCCGACATTTCTGCATTTGTCACACCCGACCATTTCATGCAGTACACCGTGATGGCGTTTGGCATGAAAAATGCTCCAGCCACATTTCAGCGTTTAATGCAGCTGGTGTTGGGGGATGTGCCTCAGTGTAATGTGTGCTTGGATGATGTAGTGATATACACGGACACGTGGGAAGAGCATGTGGCCATCCTACAATCAATGTTTCAGCGATTGGCCGAAGCCTCGTTAACTCTAAATCTCGCTAAGTGTGAGTTTGCCAAAACGACAGTCACGTACCTGGGAAAGCAGGTGGGTTTTGGGCAGGTTCGCCCGGTGGAGGTAAAAGTCGAGGCTGTCCTCAGCTACCCGGCCCCAACCACTAGGCGGGAGCTAAAGCGGTTCTTGGGCATGACTGGATACAATCGCTGTTTTTGCAAGAACTTTGCAGTAGTTGTGGCCCCTTTGACGAAGCTATGTAGCCCCCAAATCCCTTTTGAGTGGTCAGGGGAATGCCAGCATGCATTTGAGTCTGCAAAATCTCTCCTTTGCAGCACCCCGGTTGAATGTTACATCTGTgaggctgtgggagtgtgtgggcgtggtgttgtcctctctctctcctcctccttctttatTGCCCCTCCCCTGTTTCTCTCTGCCCCTGCCTTCTCCTTTAggacacacctgctgctcatctgcCCTCGCTTACCACCAATTACCCTCCAGAGGTGATATAAGCTGGAGGAGAGCAGTGTGGGTGTGGGAGAGGCTTTTGCTGGATTTCCTTTGTGTCGGTCGAGCGAGCAGCgttgctgtctttttctgttgAATCCTTGTTGTTATCTTAGTTGAAGCAGCCACCATCTCTTTCTGTTGTTACTGCTTTTATGATTATTAGGTtaattaattataataaagatttattttgtgttaaacCCCTCTGCCTGGCGTCCTTTTCATTTCAACCCGGATCCAACTGTTACTGTCCCCCACCCTCTTCGCCTAGCCTTCATGTGGGGGCGTAACGCAGTAATATCCAGAGAAGTAGAATTAAACAAATGAGATGATTTTATTTACCTGCAAATAGTGCGGTTGTTTTAAACCTCTACAGCAGAGGTTAGAGTAGTGTTTTAGAAGACAAGCCAGGTGTGCAGCAAACGCAGTTGTCTGCTGGAGGACAGGCTGCACATGTGAATTTGTCAcagttttttcctcctccttttcgTTGCGTTTTTCTCCTAAGTTGGTTTTAGAGTAGGGTCaacttttaaaactgtgttgttttttaatgcggggtttgtttttatttctactgGGCTGGTGCAATAttagtcctgcaggttttagatctcaccttgggtcaacacacctgaatcacatgattagttcgttaccaggcctctggagaactgcaggagctaatttagccatttaaatcagctgtgttggttcaaggacacatctaaaacctgcagggacaccggccctcgaggcctggagttgcccacccctgccttAGGGGAATTAGGTCTTTTAGAGGTGCACCGTGTGGATTTGCAGTGAATAAGTTTTATTAAGAGTGATTTTAGTGCCATCAATTATTTCCTGAACTAAAACAATTAGTGCATGCGATAAGTGTTCTGTTGGGCTCGAATTTATTTGGagtggatttgttttgtttttttaaagcaacgAGCATCTGGGACCACTGGGGCAGAGCAAGCTCTCAGGTGATAGTTGCATTGCTGGCAGGTTGCACCAATAAAACTATATTGTGGTCGTTAGTGACCTTTTCTAGTTTGGTGTTTTaggtagtgatggccaaatgaagctttctgaagcactgaagcttgtattgaaaaacggttcattactcgaagcttttcaacacagtcctctctggtgacatctggtggccaaaaatatgaagagcagcttgaatccacaaaataaaaccaactgctTCATTATGATTGCCCACTCGACAGAGTGGAGTtctgtctgatattgggccaccgcTGTGTTgctttaaatatgtatttttgggggtgaaaaaaatgttgtttatttctttaatacataattttgaccagtaaactttccttatttaaacatgcaccatggcgtggtctttctttgcttgtgacttcttgatgttggtaaatacaatgaTTGAAAAATACCACGCtacatataatatacataaaataatgtacaacacattatggagtatgttTCTGCTCTGAGGTCCCGCCTCCTTGTACTTATGCAATTAATCGCCGGACGGgtgtatttataaataatattatattagggaCATtttcctatacatatttttgacctgggggtagaattgattgtgaactggaaaaggaaaatgcttatgaacttgtaaattaaaaacatgatgcatttaaggtaaccctttttcatttttatttaagaagagAATTTGTTTCACTGTGCGGTGACCAAACCTGTTCCTTTCGTGGAGATAATTTCTCCTGCCTTAAGGAAAATCCCTTCACATGGCACAGAGGACGCTGGAGTGCAGAGACactggtagagatgcagttatacagtctacCTGGGCCCCACCAACTACCagctaaagagaataaataaattaaattgctgcacattttgCAGACTaacattttaagattaattaaaaaaataagatatatttttataacatTAAATGTAAAGAGTCAAagtttttctaaagttatttaatgatatttatattatgaaaagcagatttatgacattttaagtttttcccgttttcagataaaataaacacgcacaaaacaaaagcaaacagccagaacacaaagcagtggcgtgtccagcggggtggcctggggggcacaggccaccccaggtgccaccctgaagctaaaacaataaaatttaatgaaatatcaaatgtacgatTATGGTTTCACAGTGAAGCTCAGATGTCCGAgggtaagtgaatgcagcagcGACTTCTGCACTATGAGCATcatgttagcaaaggtaggagagccaagtaCGAAAGACGGCaccacaaaacattttttcagcGAAAGATTAACaagttaacatagctggactagcCATCGGACATTTGCACAGTGGGCTgatgacttatttatttattttttgtaacggcatgaacaatgagaggtggtggattggccagatgctggccgatgtgtaaaaataactcagttgtttggtggtggctatggcggggcttccacagaggcaacaggtggatgagggaaggggaggcaggaggagcagagacccgaggcggccgccggttcgagtatcaggtgaactgaacttgaggtaagaagttatgacctgcagtctatctgggtcagatataaaccaagtttaggtggagtttattttcgttgtgctgactttttacagtcagttacaataactcgtactgtgtactagctagcatgacggagtttctatacagctgttcggttgctatgatgttactgatagtgaactttattttattcataaggttagttagtagagttgccaacggctccttaaaaagtggaatggtccctcattcagagaaaatattacgggtctcgtattgagctgagaagagacacagtttgtcccgtactttagctagaatgggaaaagacaaaaagctggagttattctgtctttacgctgcacagctgcctcttctcttatctctcccccccccccccccccccttatgtTGCTACTtagtcatgaaactgatcaatgatcagctgatcgtctctcttgtttatttattgcccactttgcgccagaaagaggaaaccagcggatgtcgcactaaacaacagcagcacgtttaagcttgatcagctgttgttagaacttatttaatattaatttctagtatcagctgatgtttgctggagccacagctgtaaaagctgctggtcatgatatcggtttggatatgtggtgagagggaaacatgaagatgaaaccagcagatgtccttactgaatcatcagagctgaacagtgatggagaaacaggtttaccttttaggtgacatgaatgagttgaagttatgaactgtttctgagagacaaataacaccagcatcctttttctaagtagctgacagctggtaactgtgcagggacggatctagcaaagtgttgccagggggccaggtagggcattaacagggagagggggtcacaaagaaatacttttcttttttattctcatttcaaatatttagcttttattaaataattatctgaatcttgcgaacaaagtttttatctgacgtaaaatgtatagatatcatacatataccaaaaagacagtgtacatcactgtcacaacagcgtttgttttcattcaaaggctttatggctt
The window above is part of the Maylandia zebra isolate NMK-2024a linkage group LG23, Mzebra_GT3a, whole genome shotgun sequence genome. Proteins encoded here:
- the LOC101469836 gene encoding uncharacterized protein LOC101469836 encodes the protein MKKLIIDVDAGVDDAIAIMMALSTPDVEVLGITCCYGNTSVENVLRNVLRVLKVCDRLDIPVYRGCSKPLVDHENHADNFFGSDGFGDVPDPHAPSLDLVQQKKAKQAIVDLVNANDKEVILISTAPLMNLAAAVQLDPSLPKKLKALYIMGGTIEARGNITICGEFNFVCDPEAAYIVLDRYTCPTYIATWEFTCWNCLPWVRRETS